The window GGTCGGCGGCCTTGTAGATCCGCACGCCGCGGCGCTCGGTGAAGGTGTCGCCGAGTTTGGGGTTCGGGTCGTCGCGGACGCCGATGACGAGTTCGTCCGTGCCGTCGCCGTCGAGGTCGGCGAACCAGACCGCGTGGCCCCAGCGGAGGTGGTCGTCGAGGACCTGGCGGTCGTAAGCGAACGGCTTGTTCGGGTCCGACTTGCCCGGCGTGTAGACGACGACCTGGTTGCCGTGCCACGGCTCGATCGTGGCGATCACGCCCAGCGAGCCCGCGGATTGCTTGATCTCGCTGGCCCCGCGGTTCGACTTCGGGTTGGCCTGGTTCGCGGGGTGGATCAGCGTCGTCGTCCACTTGTCCGCCCCCTCGGGGTACACCAGACTCACCCCCTCGTAACTGCCGACGAGGATCGACGTACCCTTCCGGGCGTGCCCGCTAAAGCTGGCCGGACAGAAGTTGTGGGCGACGTGCAGGCTGTCCGAGAGGACTTCGGGCTTCCACGACGCCGGCTTCTCCGGGTCGCTCGCCGGCACCTTGTACGCGACCACGCGGGTCGGCCGCCCGTCCGCCCAGTTGGCCTTGGCCGTCGACTCGCGGCCCATGAGCGGGACCACGACGATCTCCGGCTTGCCGTCGCCGTCCACGTCGATCGCGCGGACGCGGTGGACCGTCGGCTCGTCGCAGGGGATCGGGTACATCGTCCACTCGTCGTCGATCGACTTCCCGCGCCGCAGCCACTGGAGCGTGCCGGGGTTCTGGGTGTCGAACGGCTTCCACGCGGCCCCGAGGACGAGGTCGAGCTGGCCGTCGCCGTCAATGTCGAGGGCGGCCGCACAGACGTTGTCCGGCTTGGTCTTGCCCTGAATAATCGTGTGGACCTTCCAGGTCGGGTTCTCGTACCACACGACCCGGAACTGGTCGACGACCACGATGTCCGGCTTCTTGTCGCCGTTGATGTCCGCGATCAGAACCGCGTAGCCGATCTTCAAATCGGTGGCGATCTCCTGAATTTTGAATTTGGGAAACCCCTCCTTGGTCGGTGCGTCCTTGATCGGCGCGGGGTCCGCGGCCCGGGCGAGTGTGCCGGTCAGCGCGAGGATTCCGGCGGCCGCGAGTGCCGCCCGCATGTCGATTCGCATGACGATCCCTCTTTCCAGAACTACGATTTCGGTGACGCAGTTTACCCCGGCGGTCAGGTACCCGGCCACCGCCGTGTGGAATTTCGCGCGAAGTCGTCGCAGTCCTTGACGGATCGGCCGTGGGGGGGACAATGGGACGCGGTCGCAATTTCTAATGCGGCGCGTCCGCGAGCGAATGGTTCCCTTAGCGGAAGTCGCTGCCCGTTTTGTTCTTTGTCTGGTGTAACCGGAAAAATGACCATGACCGTTCAATCCACCCACCGGTCGACACGCGAGTGGGTGCTGCTCGTGGTCGCGCTGGTGATCGTGGCCGGTATTGTGGCACCGCTGTGGAAGCTGTCCGGGACGGGGGAATCGCAGCAAGAATTTCTAGCGAAGTGGACCCCCGAGCGGCTCAGCCGACTGCTCCTCGGGCCGGAACAAGTCGCGTGCTACTTTTGCTTTGCGTGGTCCGGTCTGATCCTGCTCACCCGCTGGCGCGAGGTCCGGCGACAGCGGGCCGCGTTCTCCCTCGACCTACTGCCGACCGACGAAGGCGCGCGGATCTTGCCGGAAGACGCGCGGCCGCTCGCGCGGAAGGTGGACCAGGTGACCGGCCGATCCGGGCCGTACATCCTGGGCAACATGATCCGCCTCGGCCTGGGCAAGTACGCGATCAGCAAGTCCGCGCCGGACGTGGCCGAAGTCGTCCGCAACCAGGCAGACGTCGAGCAGTCACGGTTCGTGGCCACGATGGGCACGGTGAATTATCTGGCGTGGGCGATCCCCGCGATCGGGTTCCTCGGCACGGTCCGCGGCCTCGCGGGCGGGATGAGCATGGCCGGGTCGCAGGAGACCGAGATGGCCAAGTTCATCAAGCAGGCCACCGACCAACTCGGCATCGCCTTCGACTGCACCTTTGTGGCGTTGGCATTAAGTCTGGTGCTGATGTACTTCCTTCACGCAGTCCAGCGCAGCGAGGAAACGCTCATCATCGACTGCCAGGACTACTGCCAGGAACACCTCCTCCTGCGGCTCTACGACCCCCACCCACAAAACTAAGAATGGTTCACCGCAGAGGGCACATGAGGGCGCGGAGAAGAGAAAAAACGAGAGAAGATCGGAAAAGAGAGAATGAATCGAACCACGACGGGCACAAAGATTGATAACGGGGTACGGACTATTGGAGGCCACACGAATACGATCCGTACTTCTGCCGGAGGTCGTTGGTTAATGATTTGTAGCGTTTGATTTGCCTGTTTCTTTCTTTGCGCCCTCTCGTGCCCTCTGCGGTGAATGCTCTTTGTGTCTTCGCTTTTGTGGTGACTGTTTGTGAGGTGTCCATGTTCGGGTTTGGTACGAAGAAAGCGGCTCCCGCGTTCGACCGCTCCAAGCTGGTCGGGATCGACCTGACCGCCACGCGGGCTCGCGCGAGTGTGGCCGTCGGCGGGCGCGGCCGGCCGCTCGTACTCGACGACCCGGCCGAAGACCTGCACCTGTTCCTCACGCTCGACCGACGCAGCCCCGACATCGGCTCGGCAGGCCAGGCGATCTGCCGCAAGTACCCGCACCTCGTTTGCTCGAACTTCCTGCCGTTCCTGGGCCACGCGCGGCAATGGCAGTCGGGCCGCGCGGCTTTGACGCCCGAATCGGCATTACAAGCGGTGTTTGAAAGGCTGCGGGGCCCGGTCACGGCCGAATCGGAAGCAATCGCCCTCGCGCTACCCGCATACCTGACGGCCGCCCAGGTCAAAGCCGTGCGCGAGTTGGCCGGTCGGGCTCACCTGCCCGTTCGCGGCACCGCGGCGGCCGCCCTCGTCGTCGCGGCGGACCGGGCCGGCCTGGTTCTGGGTGGTTCGGCTCCCGCGCACACCAGTGGGTCGGCCGACGACGCGGACGATGCCCGGCCCGACTGGGTCGTCCCGATCCGGGCGCATGCCCACGGGCCGGCCGCGATCGTCGTGGTGGACGTCGACGAATTCGCGCTGACCGCGTCCGTCGTCGGCGTTGAGGCGGGCGGCGTGAAGATGCTCGCCTCGGCCACCCGCCCGCGGGCGTCGCTCAAGGCGTGGAAGGATCGCATCATCGACGGTATGTCCGACCGCTGTGTCCGCCTCTGCCGCCGCGACCCGCGCGACTCGGCCGACGCCGAGCAAGCGCTTTACCTGCAACTCGACACCGCCCTCGACCGCACCCGCGCCGGCCAACCGGTCACGCTCACCGTGCGGTCCGAACACTGGTATCAGGATCTCGTCCACCAACCCGAAGAGTTCGACGCGTATTGCACCGCGCTGGCCGCGATCGGGGCGGACGGCTTGGTCGAGGCCGTGCGGTCGGCGAATCTAGCCGTCCCGCCCCGCGCGATCTGGCTGACGCACGCGGCGGCCCGCCTGCCCGGATTGGCCGCGCTGTTGCACCAGAACTCGCCCGAGCAGACCGAGATCTTCGCCCTTTCCCCGACCGCCATCGCCGACGCGACGGCGGCCCTGGTTCCGCGGTGGCTCGCCGGTAAACTTCCACCCGTCCACCTGGACGCCCACCTCCCGCTGGAACCCGCGGCGGAGAAGCCCGCGACCCGCCCGACTTCGGCCGCCAACCCTCCGGCGCGACAAGGATAGTCTCGCCGCCCGCCCGACCCGTAACCGACCCACACCATGCGCAACCGCCACAAGCCCCCGACCCTGGTCAGCATGTGGATGCTGGACGTCTTCTGTTGCGCCCTCGGCTGCGTCACGCTCCTCTGGCTCTTGAACACGCGGGAAGCCGGCGAGCAGGCGACGCGGGCGGGCTCGGCCCTGGAACTGCTCAACAAGACCGAATCCGAGCTGAAAAAGACTCGCTCCGATCTGATCGCCACCAAGGCCGACCTCGACCAGACCAGGCGAAAGCTCAACGCCGACATCGAAGAATTGAACGCGAAGCTCCTCGCGATGACCGATGTGCGCGACGAGACCGCCAAGAAGCTCGCCCTCGCGCAGGGCGACGTGGCCGCGGCCGAAGCGAAGCTCGCCGCCGCCGCCACCCGCACCCGGGAACTCGACGACATGCTCGCCCGCAAGCAGAAGGACGCGAAAGACCTCGCGGCCAAGTTGGCCACCACCGCGCAATCCGCGGACGACCTCTCGAAGCTGCTCCGCGAGCGCGAACAGGACCGCGACACCCTCGCCCTAAAGGCGAAGAAGGCCGAGGACCAACTCAACGACGCGGACGCCAAGATCCGCGCCCTGACCAAGGAAAATCAAGACGCGACCTCGTCACTCTCGGCCATGAAGAAGACCGGGGACGAACTGTCCGCGTCGCAAACAGCCCTACGCGACCTGCGCAAAAAGGTCGACGAGGCGAACGTCACGATCATCGATTTGCAGAGCCAGAATACGAGGCTGAACACGCAAATCGGCAAGCTGAAGACCGAGTCCGACTCGCGGTTCGCGGGCATCGCGATGACCGGCCGCCGGGTGGTGTTCCTCGTGGACATCTCCGGCAGCATGAAGCTGATCGACGACAAGACGCCGGCCCCCGAGAAGTGGCCGACGGTGGTGGAAACGGTCTCGCGGGTGATGCGCAGCCTGCCCGAACTGGAAAAGTTTCAGGTCATCATCTTTTCCCGGAAGGCCGACTACCTCCTCAGCACCGGCGATTGGCTCTCTTACGAGGGCGAGTCGTCCGTGAAGCAGGTGGCCGACGCGCTCCGCAAGGTCGAACCGGTCGGCGACACGAACATGTACGCCGCGTTTGACCTTGCGTTCCGCCTCCGGGCGACCGGCCTGGACACCATCTACCTCTTCTCCGACGGTCTCCCGACGAGCGGCGCCGGGCTGACTCCGGCCGAGGAAAAGACGCTCGCGGACGCCGCCCGGTCCGAAAAGTTGTCGGGCTACATCCGTAAAACGCTGGCCAACGACTGGAATCGCCGCACGCCCGGCAGCGGCCGGGTGAAGATCAACTCCGTGGGCTTTTTCTTCGAGAGCCCGGAAGTGGGCGCGTTCCTGTGGGCGCTGTCGCGAGACAACGACGGGAGTTTCGTGGGGATGAGCCGGCCGTGAGAGGACAGGTCGAGGATAAGATGAAAGAAGTGAACGGAGCAGATTCCTGTCCCTTTCGTCGGGGTACAAGAAGGCTCTCGGGAAAGGAGATATCTTCATGCACCTGACCGAAATCGTGGTCGAAGGTACCCTTAAGCCCGATGGTTCATTGGAACTGGATCAAAAGCCGAGCCTGCTACCGGGGCGGGTGAAAGTAACCGTGAAACCGTTACCAGGAACGTCCATTCCACGCCCTGGTCTAGCGGAAGTGATCGTACAAATCCAAAAGGACCAGCAAGCTCGTGGTTTCGTGCGACCACTCGCGAAAGACTCGGATACCGAACAGAAGATTCGGCAGGAAGACGACGACGAATACGACCAGCGGTGCCAAGAGTTGTGGTTGCAAACGCAGTCCGGTCCGCCGACGTAGGAGGTGAGCAGGGTGGTCTATCTCGATACTTGCATCGTAATCTATGTGGTCGATCCCCAGGCGCAACCGCGCAAAAACCGGCTCCGGCCCGCGTGTGCAACTCGATGCACGACGATGTAACGCGGTCTACTGAGCCGACAATTTTTCGGGCATGGATGTCCTTGTCCGTCCACCGACCCCAAACACGATGGAAGGCGCAAAAAGCGCAAAAACTCCCTCGGACCAAGGGTTCTTTGCCCCGGTGTACAAGGTTAGTCTGAGGTCGAAGGGACGCCCGATCCGCTCGGCGATCAGCTTGTCAGGACCGCTCGATGGATGCCGTCCCGGTTCAGGTAGTTGAGGAGTTGTCGAGAAAGTTCTTCGGCCTGGATACTCGGGAACTGATCTTTCGGTCGATCCTAAAACGGCTGCTCGCCCGTCGCGCGATGGGCGAGTACCCACCGGATCTGGTCGTAGGGCACTTGTTCGCCCAGAGCGTCGAAGATCGGCTTGAGCTTGTCGCCGCCGATCTCGGCCGCCGCGGCGCTAATCTCCTGGTAAATGTCGTCCGCCACCCACGCCCGGATGTCGGCCGGGCGGGCCAGCTCGATGAACTGGACGAGGTAGTCGGCCGCCGTCGACCGGGCGACCTGGAGTTGGTGCATCACGTCGTCGATCGGGCATTTGTCGTGAAAGAGCGTGAACGCCTTCTTCTTTCGTAGCGGCGCGGTCATCACCGGCTTCGTCGTCTTCGCGGGGGCGGAATCGGCTTTGGTGGGAGTGGGCGGAGCGTAAGCGGGCGGGCCGTCGGCGTAGTCGCGGATCGCGGCCAGGAACTTCGCACCGTAGGCCTGGAGCTTGATTTCGCCGATGCCGCTGATCTGCCGCAGGGCGTATTCGGTCGCCGGGCGGGTCGTCGCCAGCGAGATGAGGACGCTGTCAGGGAAGATACGGTAGGCCGGCACCTGCTCGGCCGCGGCGAGTTGGCGGCGGAGGTCGCGGAGGCGGTCGAACAGGCCGGTGTCCATCGACTCGGGAAATGACGGCCCGCCGGACGGGTCACTGACCAGGTCGGGGGTAGACGACCGGCGGCCCCGTTGCGTCCGGCGGACGAGTTGAATCAGCCGCACCGGCCGCTGACCCTTCATCACCTCCCACGACGCCGCGTTCAGCCGCAAGATCGGGTACTCGTCCACCGTCTGAACCAACACCTCGTGCCCGATGAGTTGAAAGACCCAGTCGCGGAGGTCGGGCTTGGGCACCTCTTTCAGTAGCCCGAACGTGGTCACTTTGTCGTGCCCGCGCTGGCGGACGGAATCGGTGCTTTCGCCGCGGAGGACGGAGACGACGTGGCCGACGCCGAAGCTCTGATTCACCCTGGCTACACACGACAGGATCTTCTGGGCGACCACCGTGGCGTCGGGGACTTCCTGGGTGTCACCGAGGCAGATGTCGCAGGCCTTGCAGTTCGCCGGCTCGTACTCCTGGCCGAAGTGGCGGACGAGCGCGCGGTGCCGACAAACGGCCCCGCGGCAATAGCGGTCCATCGCACTGAGTTGCTCGAACACGGCCGGGAGGAACGACAGGTCGCCGCCGGACTCGACGGCCGACTTCTCGATCATGTTCCGCAGGGTGATTGCGTCCGACCCGGAATAGAGCAGTACGCACTCGGACGGCCGGCTGTCCCGGCCGGCGCGGCCGGTCTCCTGCTGGTAGTGCTCGATCGTCTTGGGCATGGCCGCGTGGACGACGAACCGCACGTCCGGCCGGTCGATCCCCATGCCGAACGCGATGGTCGCGACGACGATCGGCGCCTCTTCAACCGCGAAGCGGTCCTGGGCCGCCCGCCGCTCCTCGTTCGCCATGCCGGCGTGGTAGCCGATGGCATCGTATCCGGCCGCAACGAGATACGCTGCCAACTCTTCCACGTCCTTGCGGCGGAGGCAGTAGATGATGCCGGCCGAGCCGCGGTTCCGGTCGATGACTTCCCGCGCCTGCCGGCGCACGTCCAGTTTCGGGAGTACGCGAAAGGTCAGGTTCGGGCGGTCGAAGTGGCCGACGATGATTTCGGGTTCGTCGAGCCCGAGCTGGTGGGCGATGTCGCCGCGGACCTTCTCGGTCGCGGTGGCCGTGTAGGCGTGGATGGTGGTGCCGGGGAAGAGTTCGCGGAGTCGGCCGAGTTGCCGGTATTCCGGGCGGAAGTCGTGGCCCCAGTGACTGATGCAGTGCGCTTCGTCCACGGCGACCGCGCGGACCCGGCACGACTCGCCGACCATCCGCACGAAGCCGCTCATCCCCAACCGCTCGGGGGACGCGAACACGAGCGGAACCTTGCCGCCGCGGACGGCGTTCTCGGCGGCGGTGCGCTCGACGGCGGTCTGGGTGCTGTCAAAGCGAACGGCCGGCACGCCTACGCGATGCAGGCTATCGACCTGGTCTTTCATCAACGCGATGAGCGGGGAAACGACGACCGTGGTGTCGCCGCGAAAGATCGGGGGCGCTTGGTAGCAGAGGGATTTCCCGCCCCCGGTCGGCATGACCACGAGCGAGTCGCGGCGGGCCAGGACGGCCGCGATGGCGTGTTCCTGCAACGGCCGTAACGACCGGAACCCCCACACGCGCGCAATCGCGTCCACCAACCCACTCGGCACGGCAGTCGGCATGTCACTTCATCTCCGGTCACACGCTCATCTTGCCGAAGAGCGGGCCGGAATGGAAGGGACGTTAGAATGAAAGAAAGGTACGACGGGTTCCATCGGAATCGAAGTGGTTAAAATCAAAACAACCGACTTTCGTAGGATTTGGCTGTTTTCGGCTCGGTGCCCGTAGCGTGCTTCGATTGGTTCGCCATACAATCACTTTCACCCTCAGTGACACTATGTGCCTCTACCCGCAAAGCGGGGGAGATCGCAGACATGGCAACGGTTGGCGACCGAGTAGACCTCGGCCGTGCGATGGATGCCTCGCTCGACTACTTGATGGTTGGCGAGGAATCGGAGCAGCACGAGGAAGACGCCAGATTCCGGCGGTATTTGCACAACTGGTGGAAGATGAGGGTTGTCGGTGCGGCAGGCGTTGCTGCTGTTTTTCGTCCGCGAGCATGCCGGCGAGTTTCATCGCAACCCCAAGAAAGCACATGAGGTCGATTGGCGGAACTCTACCGCGCCGTGAAGAAGTTCATGTAATGGGGCGACGATACTCGGCCTGCAACTGTGTGAAGAGTTCCGGGGCAAACGCCTCAAGGCCTACCGTGCTATCACGTTCCGCTACGCACAGCAAGGCGAAGAAGAAAAACAGAAAAAACGAAGTTCCAACATCCGAGGAGTCGCCCATCGTGATTACGAAACGCAATGTGGCCAATTATCTTAGTAATATATTAGTTTGTGCGATTGCCATTTTCTTTATAGGGCACAGTAGTGCCGGTGTGCCTCCGGAACCGAACGACGCCGAACTTCGGCAACGGTTGGTCGATACCGGATGGAACGCTGACGAAGCCGATGCCGTCATTAAATACCACAAGCCTTTTCTCGGCGCTGTGGCCGCAGATGAACCTGTCGCCGTGGGCGAAATGATCGCGCATCTTCGGGTTCTCGGCCGGGCTCCGCTGGCCCGCCGAATGGTCAAGAATCATCCGGAATACGCGTGTGCTCTCGCCGATCTCATCGACGCTGATTCCGCCGCGAAGGTCATGAACGAAAACGAAGCCGACGTTCCCGCATTGCTGAACATCCTGCTGTTGACGGAAGATCGACTCGCTAAAGAAAAAGCCGTGAAGGTGTTCGCGCGGCACGGCGCATTCCTCGCCAAATTCCAAAAGCGAGGTCTTCTCGGTTTGGAAACGCTTTTCCTGGAAAACGCCGATACGGAAGCGGATCGAAAATACGA is drawn from Fimbriiglobus ruber and contains these coding sequences:
- a CDS encoding FG-GAP repeat domain-containing protein translates to MRIDMRAALAAAGILALTGTLARAADPAPIKDAPTKEGFPKFKIQEIATDLKIGYAVLIADINGDKKPDIVVVDQFRVVWYENPTWKVHTIIQGKTKPDNVCAAALDIDGDGQLDLVLGAAWKPFDTQNPGTLQWLRRGKSIDDEWTMYPIPCDEPTVHRVRAIDVDGDGKPEIVVVPLMGRESTAKANWADGRPTRVVAYKVPASDPEKPASWKPEVLSDSLHVAHNFCPASFSGHARKGTSILVGSYEGVSLVYPEGADKWTTTLIHPANQANPKSNRGASEIKQSAGSLGVIATIEPWHGNQVVVYTPGKSDPNKPFAYDRQVLDDHLRWGHAVWFADLDGDGTDELVIGVRDDPNPKLGDTFTERRGVRIYKAADPKGAKWERHVLEDGGVAVEDLTVADLNGDGKPDIVAVGRQTGNVRVYWNQGK
- a CDS encoding MotA/TolQ/ExbB proton channel family protein: MTVQSTHRSTREWVLLVVALVIVAGIVAPLWKLSGTGESQQEFLAKWTPERLSRLLLGPEQVACYFCFAWSGLILLTRWREVRRQRAAFSLDLLPTDEGARILPEDARPLARKVDQVTGRSGPYILGNMIRLGLGKYAISKSAPDVAEVVRNQADVEQSRFVATMGTVNYLAWAIPAIGFLGTVRGLAGGMSMAGSQETEMAKFIKQATDQLGIAFDCTFVALALSLVLMYFLHAVQRSEETLIIDCQDYCQEHLLLRLYDPHPQN
- a CDS encoding vWA domain-containing protein, which gives rise to MRNRHKPPTLVSMWMLDVFCCALGCVTLLWLLNTREAGEQATRAGSALELLNKTESELKKTRSDLIATKADLDQTRRKLNADIEELNAKLLAMTDVRDETAKKLALAQGDVAAAEAKLAAAATRTRELDDMLARKQKDAKDLAAKLATTAQSADDLSKLLREREQDRDTLALKAKKAEDQLNDADAKIRALTKENQDATSSLSAMKKTGDELSASQTALRDLRKKVDEANVTIIDLQSQNTRLNTQIGKLKTESDSRFAGIAMTGRRVVFLVDISGSMKLIDDKTPAPEKWPTVVETVSRVMRSLPELEKFQVIIFSRKADYLLSTGDWLSYEGESSVKQVADALRKVEPVGDTNMYAAFDLAFRLRATGLDTIYLFSDGLPTSGAGLTPAEEKTLADAARSEKLSGYIRKTLANDWNRRTPGSGRVKINSVGFFFESPEVGAFLWALSRDNDGSFVGMSRP
- the recQ gene encoding DNA helicase RecQ, translating into MPTAVPSGLVDAIARVWGFRSLRPLQEHAIAAVLARRDSLVVMPTGGGKSLCYQAPPIFRGDTTVVVSPLIALMKDQVDSLHRVGVPAVRFDSTQTAVERTAAENAVRGGKVPLVFASPERLGMSGFVRMVGESCRVRAVAVDEAHCISHWGHDFRPEYRQLGRLRELFPGTTIHAYTATATEKVRGDIAHQLGLDEPEIIVGHFDRPNLTFRVLPKLDVRRQAREVIDRNRGSAGIIYCLRRKDVEELAAYLVAAGYDAIGYHAGMANEERRAAQDRFAVEEAPIVVATIAFGMGIDRPDVRFVVHAAMPKTIEHYQQETGRAGRDSRPSECVLLYSGSDAITLRNMIEKSAVESGGDLSFLPAVFEQLSAMDRYCRGAVCRHRALVRHFGQEYEPANCKACDICLGDTQEVPDATVVAQKILSCVARVNQSFGVGHVVSVLRGESTDSVRQRGHDKVTTFGLLKEVPKPDLRDWVFQLIGHEVLVQTVDEYPILRLNAASWEVMKGQRPVRLIQLVRRTQRGRRSSTPDLVSDPSGGPSFPESMDTGLFDRLRDLRRQLAAAEQVPAYRIFPDSVLISLATTRPATEYALRQISGIGEIKLQAYGAKFLAAIRDYADGPPAYAPPTPTKADSAPAKTTKPVMTAPLRKKKAFTLFHDKCPIDDVMHQLQVARSTAADYLVQFIELARPADIRAWVADDIYQEISAAAAEIGGDKLKPIFDALGEQVPYDQIRWVLAHRATGEQPF